From the Nycticebus coucang isolate mNycCou1 chromosome 13, mNycCou1.pri, whole genome shotgun sequence genome, the window aaaaaattacaatgatGCTGGAAATTTCCTGAGCATGATGCCATGCTCAGCCCACAGTCCTGGGCCCTATTTTCAGGGCAGGGCAGAGACAGCCTGCCCCACTTACTTCTCCCACCTGGGTTTATGCACCGACCCCTATTCTATCTCAGCATGTGGTGCCTACACACCTCACTGCTGCAGCATGATTGGGGACCCTGCCCCTGTCTGCCCAGCACATTCCCAGCAGGAGCTGCAGTAAGCTGAGGGGCTGGTTTGTGAACAGTGAGCTTTTCCCACTTAGGCGCTGGTGTCAGCCTCACTGAGGGTCTGGTCATGCAGGCATGAAGAACAAGGGGTGAGCTGAGGCCCTGGATAGCAGTGGAAGCACAGGGTCCTGGCGGGCTAGGTGGGTACTTCACACACCAGGGTTGGGCACCCATTTGGTTAGGCCCAGAAGGGGCAGGGACATGACTAAGGTCGTGGGGACTTGAGTGGCTCTTGAGGTGTCAACCCTCCTGGAGTGTGTGCCGGGGGCACCTGCAGTCTGGGCATGAGGCCCCCATTTATAGATGGCAAAGCCAGGctgggaggccaggtgcagtggctcgcacctataatcctagcattctgggtgtGAGGTgagtagattacttgagctcaggagttcaagaccagctgaggtgagtagattacttgagctcaggagttcaagaccagcctgaccagcctgagctcaggaattcaagaacccatctctaaaatgcaggcatgttgtggtggacacctgtagtcccagctactcaggaggcagaggcaagaggatcgcttgagcccaagagtttgaggttgctgtgagctatgagggtgCAGTACTCTACCAGGAGacacaaagttagactctgtctcaaaaaaaaaaagaaaaagccaggctTGGGAAAGGGGTCCTGGAATCAGCAATTGGCGATTGAGCTAGACTGAGGACCAGTGGATGTGGCCCCAGTGGGTGAGCTCTTCCACAAAATGGGGGTGAAACACTGGAGCCTGTCAGCATGACACCCTCAGGGGTAGCACAGCTGGGAGGGGGCTGAGCCTTCTGGGAAAGCAGCTCCTGACCGAGGAGGGCAGAGCAAGGGCTGGGAGGAAAGagcctcttccaggaagccctcccagaTACTCTGCCCTCTGCCCAGCACTCCCTGGGGCTGAGCCTCTCATGGGGGGAACCGAGATCTCCACTGGCTCTGCCATCTAGGTATAGGCCTCCCTAGGACCCTGAGGAGGCCCGGGCTCACTCTGGTTGCAGCTGGGTTCTGGGAAGATGCTGCAGTGTTGGGGTAAAGCAACCCATCTGGAGGACCAGTGAGGGGCTTGTAATAGGGGTCCAGTCTGGAGGGTGCAGCTGAGCCatgtggaggtgggggtggggaggcaggtaGGCTCCCCAGGAGCagtggggagagaaaaggaggtacCCCAAAAGTTCTGGGCATAGACTGGCAGGGCAGTGGGGTTCGTGGGCTAAGAGATGACTCCCCAAGGGAAGGTGCCAGGGCCCAGAGTGCAAGTGGAGGAGGCTATGCCCAGAGGAGGAGGGACAGTGAGGCTCCTGGGGCCAGAGCCTCCTCCTTGCACACTGGGCCCTGGCCCTGTGGAAATGCGGGTGGGAGTATCCAGGGGGAGGTGGCAGGTGTGTGAACTGCACAGGAGCCACTACCCCAGCAGCTCCCTCTGGCCCTCCTCTCCCTGTCCTCCCTCCAATCTCTCCTCCTGCACTTGACTGACATCCAGCTTTATGTGGCTTCTGTCctggggcaggaggtgggggatgGCCTTGACCCTGGAGCCAGGCAGGTGTGGGGGAGACTCCAGCTCCTTTCTCCAGATGGCGCTGGGAAGCCACAGACTGTTCCCactacatttttctcttctgtgaattGGGAACACAGCCCCCAGCAGTCTGGCAGATGTGGATGGTGTCTGATCCTGTGGGTTTAGCACCATTCATGGGTACCCTCCCACGATGTGAGGGTCCTGGGCTCACAGAATGGGAGGAGGCAGATGTGGGACACCAGGCAGTGACGCAGACAGGGCGCCCCACCCCTGCCTTGGGCCTCAGGCCTccaggaagctggggcaggagccCAGGCAACATTTCCTGCTATTAATGGAGCGTAATCTAAACAGGCCCTAATATTTACCTCTAGACGCCTCCGGCCTCAGAGGGTGCCAGACAGTGAGAGTGATGAGCCTCATCTAGCCACCCCTCCTGCCCACCTGGGGGTTCCCTGGACAGAGGCTAGAGACCACGCAGTGTGGGAGGCAAAAACTGGCACCTAAGGGCCTCAGGGTTGAGCCCCTTCCCCAGCTAACCCCCAGAGCCGCAAGTCTCCTCATCTATGAAAAGGGGTGATAACCTCAACCTCTCATGTTCAGGGACCGGGGTGCTCGGCCGGCACTCTGTAGGCCCCAGGTACTGTGCTCGTCCCTGTCTCGGCTGCTGACACATCTCCTCCGTCTCCCCTCACATCATGCCTCTGGTGACACGATAGGATGCCCCAGGGTAGGGCATTCTGGCTGccctgcccacctccaccctctcTCCTTGGGTGGGCATTGTTCTACTGGTCTGTGCCGCCATCCCAGCTGCGCACCCACACCCTGCCCACAAGTCTGCCACCTGCGTCCcctctgtccccttcccatcAGAGTTGGGGCCCTCACAGGGACAATGAAACCATGAACTCAGTGCTGTAGCCTTCCACAGGACTTTGAGAGGAGGGGGGACCCAATGACCCCCCGCCTGTCTGCCAGTCCAGGAACCATGTTGTGGGCAAGATGGGAATAAACAGTTTTAATTCAGGACAAGGACTTCAGTTAAGGATGTTGTTTACATCGgatataaatacacacaccaTTTCATGTCACTTGGGTGTTCTGAAAATCTGGGAAGGGAGAGCATGGGGAGTGGGACCCACAGAACTCACACCCTGGCCTCATGGGGCTCAGGACAGTTTTGGTCTGACCTGCAGGCTCCTGTAGGCCccacagagaagggaaggggggggCTGCTATCAGGAGGGGGCCAAGCGTCGGGGGGTCTGGGGGGACTGGCAAGGGCCTTGACAGACCCAGCTCTCTAGCTGCAAGGCAGAGGAGAAAGCAGAGTGGGGATGGGGATTGAGGGTTCTGCATGGGGGGCTGTCAGGCTGGGTTCCCAGAGGGCAGCAAGCACCCCTTTCAAGCGTTGCAAGTGGGAGTGGGAGTGGGAACCTTCCTCTTTGACCCTGGGTGTCCTTCTCCTCCAAGGCTGAGAAGCCTCTGAGGCCCCAAAGAACCCAGGCTGAATGGTGAGCTTCAGAATTGGGGCCAAGGAGGGAGGGCCTGGCACACCCACCTTAGCGACTCCTCCTCCTAGAGGAAGGAATTGTTCCAGaaagattgcaacccctgctcCCCTGCTAAGCATAGCGGTCAGCTGGTGTCAGCCTAATTAGTATTAGGCACACTAATTCACATGCCTCTTTAGTGTGAATTAGAGTGATGACCAGGAATGGGACCATGCTGGGGGAACTTTGATGGGGGCAGAACAGTGGCAGGGAGAGACATGTGCTGTAAAAGAAGGGGGGCTGTAAAGCTTCATGTGAAGCCCGGTGGGGCCCCCCAAGGCTAGGCTGCTCCCTGACCCAAGCTCTCTTCTCATTGCCCTGGGCTTCCCCATACCTGTGGCCCAGAGAGGTCCTCACAGTACAGTGGGGGAATCAAGGTCAGAGGAGAGTGTCACACTCCAGGTCACATGGAGAGATGGCTTAGGTGGGGCAAGGGGGAGCCAGTGGGTGGTCCTTGGGTCTGGCATATTCCATGCAGCGTCAGGGActacccaccatgcctggcctagtgGTCATGGTGGTGCCCACTGCTCCTTAGGTACCTGGGCCCAGAAGCAGCCCAGGTGGGGTCCCAGTTCCACCACCACCCTGCTGGGCATTCATGTGTCTGGGCTGACACCCCCATCCCAGCTGCCCCTCAAGGGGCTGGAGTAAGCTGAGCCTTGGATCACCCATGTACTCACTCTGTGATGGCCCTTctccctcagtttccttgtctgtaaaatgggtgtaTACACAGCCTTTTCATCTTCCACCCAGGCCCCTCTCTGGGCCCTGAACTTGGGAACTGGATACTCTGCCTACAGCGGAGCTGCGAGCCCTGGGCTTGCCTGCCCTTCCCCCTCCgcctgctccagccacacaggCCACCACCACCCTGAGCATCTGCCCTGCTTCAGTGACTGTGGCCAAGTGTGGGGGTGGGGCTCTGACCACGGGCTCCCCTCCTCTAAAGCTAGTCTGGAAAGAGCTTGTGGGAGCTTAGACACATGACAGAAGGCCTGTGGGAAGCAACCCTGGAGTCCAGCTTAGAAGAGGCCATCAGAACCCCAAGCCAAAGAGAGTATCTCTGTGAAGCCATGAGGGACATGGTGGCCAGGCCGGAGCAGCTGGAGTTCTCCCTGCCTTGGAGGGGAGATCAGAGGGCTCTTTGTGTGGGGAGACAGTGGCCTCGGGGTGGCAGACTTGGGCCTTAGTTGCTGTGTGACTTCattcttggttttctcatctgtaggaTGGGCCATGAGCCCTGTTGTTGTCCTAGGACAGCAGGGTTCGGGGCTTGGGAAGTATCGTGGAAGGAGCTCCAAGGGCATTGGAGGGTGAGCTGGGCTTTGGTTTTGACCCTGCTGTTGCCTGGCTGTGGCACCTGTGTACGTCACTTAACCCCTCCAGCACCAGGAAGTAGATGAAAAATAGCCTCTGCGTTGTGTGGTTGTGTCGAGTGTCAACCCAGGGCTCAGAGTTCCTGCTCACAGCGGTGTGCCTGCCATCTCACCACACAACCCACAGGGGCGTTGACGGGGGGTGTCTCCCAACATTTACGTCCCCTGACATTTTCTCTCTGTCCTTATCCCTCTACCCATGTGAATGAGGCAGGGATAGAGTGGCTCtggaggtttttaaaaatcctgtcaGGAATATTgagtatttaaataatttttgtcccTTTTTCTGAGGAAGTCATCCTGGGGACGCAATGACAGGTGGGGAGCAGCTCCTGGCTGCCCCTCTGAGTTTTCAATGTGCACAATATACCCCAGGGACAGCACATCATTGGCCTTCTGGCCACCACACCCTTGGAGGACATTGTTAATTGACCCCAGCACAGTGGCCTTAGAGTCTCAACAAAGAGCACCATCAGTCTGTCAAGATGAAACCCATTTGCTGCCCCGGTCATGGCTGGTGTCTGGGCAGAGCCAGACCTTTGGCTCCTTGTAGGTCCCCCTAAGCCTCAGGCCCGTTGGCCAGAGCCTGGGTGAGGGCGCGAGGGCAGGCACTGAGGACGTGATGATGGCCGGAGCCCTTGGAGCTCTTGGGCATGCTAACCACGTTGCCACAGCTGGGCACACTCTCAGCTCCATGCTGGTGGAAGAGGCCACGTACGGTGGCCTGGAAGCCGCTGGTGACAAAGCAGTAGACAATGGGGTCCATGCAACTGTTGAGGCTGCTGAGGGTCACAGCCACATGGTAGATCACGAGGCTTGCCTGATGTGGCATGTCAGGCCACAGGGCCACGGCCACCTGGCGGGCATGGAAGGGCGTGAAGCAGACCAGGAAGATGACGAGCACCGTGAGCAGCAGCTGCATGGCGCGCACGCGGTGCTGGCGGCCCTGGTGCAGCAGGCCCGGCCGCGACAGTGCACACATGATGCGGCCTGTGAACACACTGATGACCAGCAGCGGTAACAGGAACTCCAGGACGGTTAGTGCAAACACGCGGCAGCAGGGCCAGCCGCTGGCTGTCACGCCCAGCACGGACAGGGTCACGGCCCCCGCGGCCAGCCACACGAAGGCGCACACGGCCCTGGCACAGGCAGGCTGGCGCCAGCGACGAGAACCCTCGGGCTGCACGATGGCCAGGTAGCGGTCCACACAAATGCAGGTGAGGAAGAGGATGGAGCAGTGCATGTTGAGGAAGTAGCCGAGGACATGTGGGAAGGCACAGCGCAGGCAGCCCTGGGCACCGTAGAAGACGGCAAAGCGCGTGGGCAGAGACAGGCCCACCAGCAGGTCGGTCACCACCAGGTTGATAGTGTAGATGATGGATGGTGTCTTAGCCCTGGTGCGGCAGCAGAAAACGTACAGTGCCAGCCCATTGAGAACCAGCCCTGCCAAGAAGATGGTGCCATGCACTGCCATTAGCGCCAGCCATAGGCCTGGGAAGGCAGCGTGCAACTCCTCGTCCAGCAGGGCAAACAGGTGGAACAGGGGCACCTCGGGCATGCTGGTGTTGGTCCACACTGCCACGGCTGCTGTGGCATTGGGGGCTGCCACGGCCGAGGGCTCTGCTGGAGATAAGGAAGGCATGACGGTGCCAGTGCGCCCCGGGCCTGGAAGCAAGGAGACAGGGTCATGGAGGCACTGGCCCAGCATGGGGCACTTCCTGGAGGCCTGGCCCTTGCCTGGCTTGTGGGCCCCACATGTCCAACGTTGCTGCTTTTGTGCCTTTGCTTGTCCTGAGCCTGAAATGCCTACTCTCTCTGCTCCACCCAGACCGGGCGGCGAGCTGGGGAAAAAGGCatgggttttctttccttttttttttagagacagtctcactttttaccctcggtagagtgctgtggcatcacaggtcacagcaacctccagctctagggcttaggtgattctcttgcctcagcctcctaagtagctgggattacaggcgcctgccacaacgcctggctaaggcACGGGTTTTTAGAGGCAGAcgtgggttcaaatctcagccctGGAACTTGCTGGAGTGGAGCTTTGGCAAAATGCTACGGTTTTGGAGACTGCCCTTTTTGTAGTAAGGAAGTAAAAACACTTGTCACACAGCACTGTCcttgggagagaaagagaagaatggaaaaaacccAGCTCACACCTGCACTGCAGAGCTGGACTCCAATCCTGGTCCCGCCACCTACTGGCTGTGCATTCTCAGCAAAGTCCCTTACCCTCTCTGTGCCATGCTTCTAACCTGCACCGTGGGGGTCCTGCTTCTAGGAGGAGTAAGTGAGCTCATCTGGACAAGGTCACGGTGACACCCCTCACGTAGTTATTTCTGCTGAGACAGAGCCCCCACCAAGGGAAAATGTGGGAAAGTGGGGATGTTTGGGTGACCCTCAGCCCCTTACCCCCATGGCCCCGTCATGGCCTGTCCCCCAGGTTGTACATCTGTGTCCACCTTCTCCCAGGCCCCGTCAGCTCAATGCCCAGGATGAGGGTCCTAGTGAGGAACATTTCCACCAGGGCTGCACAGGGGCTGAGAACCAGTCCCACTGGGCAGCCCAGCCCCCTGCTAGTGCTGAGAAGCAAGTGCCCTCCTTATCCCCCAACCCTGCAGAGAAGGAGACAGACCCGTGTGGGTGGCTCTCTGGGGCCAGAGCCTGGAGCCAGGTCCCAGCAGCAGACAGGCGGGGTGTGACTCAAATAAACACTGTGCTCCCCCATCCTGGCCTAGCAGTGGGGGGGCGGGTGGGGGCTGAGCCAGAGCCGCCCCCTCTATTTATGTTTCTGCCCATGCATGTTTAACTCAGCCATGATTTATccctttatttataaatgaagGGTTAacaggaccccacctccacccagagCCAGGCTGACCCTCCAAATAAGGACATTTCTAGCTTTTTCAGGAGAAAGGAGAAGCCTTTGGAGAGAGGCAGCAGGGAGGGTGGGCACATGGGCCATTTGGGGTGTGCTGTGCCCTCCCCCAGCTGCAGGGGCCTGGAGAGACCCTTCCCGCTCCTGATGTCCCCCCATGGCTGTCTGCTGTAAACAGGCTGGACACTACCCACTCTCACTGACTAGTGTGGCCTCGGGCAGCAGGCTCCCTCCGGCTGTCCCACCCCTATGGAACAGAGACACTGAGTCCTGCTTCCTGGGGGACCCAGAGACCAAATGCCCGGCCTAGCTAGAGGTGGGCACAGTAAAGAAATGCTTGCTTTTGGAGGGTCAGGTCCTGCAGGGCAGGCAGCCACCCCTATGGTCAGTCTCAGAGGTCAGCATCTGCCTGAGGTCACCTAGTGTTTCCTCTGCCTCTGGGACCCCCGTCCCAGGATCTGCCCCCCTGGACCAAGCCTATGCCTGGCCACCCCACCATGCGCTGGCCCAGGTCTGGCTCACAGTGTCCTCCAGGCTGGCTTTCTGCCTCTGGCCCCTCGCAGGTGGGTGTGGATGACTTGCTCAGTCCTCCCCCAGTCCCAGTGGGCTCAGAGAGACAGCGAGTTGGGGCGGGAAAAGACCGTCTGCAGCTGTGGGGTTGGCAGTGAGGGGGGATGTGGCTGGGCACCCCCAGGAAGGAGATGGGTGCCATCCAGTGTGTCCCCCTGTGCTAGGACAAGATGCTGGAAGGAAAGATTACAGAGGACCAAGGGCTGGTCCGGGGACAGCGTGGCATGAAGTTATTTTTGGATTCCCTTCTGCATGCCTTTGGTTTTCCAATTTGTCTGCATTAGGCCTGTACTAATGTCACAATCAGAGACAAATAATAAACATGACAGAGCATTTCCTCTGGGAGACAGTTCCAGGATGATGCTGGCCCTGGGGATTTTACGGCCGGCCAGACAGGCTCACCCACAATGCCAGGAGGTGCTGGGGGTCCAGGCCAGGGATATGGGGCTCAGGGGACCCTGGAGTTGGGGGATGGGTGGACTTGCAGGACAACAGGCATATAGCAGGTACATGCTGATTCTCAGTTCCAAGAGTCTGAAACCTGATCTTAAACACAGCTAAAGCCCTGATCGTGGTTGCACACTGAGCCTCAATTCCAGTAACACGGGGAACCTCGCTTCCTGTGACACTCGGAGCCCAACCCTGGTAACACGCTCACATACATACTGTGCCCTGATCCTGGCCGCAGCCTGGGCCCTTCGCCTGGGCTCTTCACGCCTGCCATCTCTGCCCTCTTCTCCTGCCAGTCACTCATGCCTCTCCAGCacccccacctcttccctccacctCACCTCTCACAGCAACCAGTTTCCTGACTTAATTATCAAATGACTGCTCTCTGGGGTCCTCTACACACAATCCCTTTTGTTCTGAAGGGGGTGGACTCCAGACCCCAATATTGGCCCATGGAGGTGGCCCTCCAGTGAGTgcttagaaagagagaaagttctgCTGTTTGTGGGGACATTCTGGGGACAGCTTGGCCTTGGCCCTTGGGAGGGCCCATTTGAGAGCAAGCAGTCATGGGAATGCAAGTTCAAGTCTGGCCTCACATCCCTTCAGCTGAGGTCTTGGCCAGGTCAGTGGGGCCTTGCTGTCCTCATCGGTTACATGTGGTCAGGGTGCCTTCCACAGCTGGgccaggaggcccaggctggtcaGCATCTGCAGCCCAGCTGCGGGGCTGGAGAAGATGAAATTCTTCCTCCCATTCCTGGCAGGTGCCCTGGGCCCACAACTCGGGCCAGTCAGCCAGAGCTCAGTGGGCAGGGGCCAGCGCCATGTCCCTGTAGTGCCCAGTGTGCTGTGGGGCTCAGGGCTGGGAGGCTTCTCAGGCTCCGCTGGCCTACACTGAGGCACTTCCCTGGGGACACGGCAGAGGGGAGGCCACAGTCAGCAAAGGGAGACATGGTCTGGAATGTGGCCACCAAGAGCCCCAGCTTTGCCTGGgctgccctgtccacacctggCTTGTCCCTGAACAGGCCATGGCCTTAAAGTCTCTGAGCCTCCACTTCCTCACTATGAGGGGGGCCAGACAGAGCCTGCCCTGGGGGCACTGTGCCCATGAGAAGCACATGGCAGGTACCCAGAAACGGGAAGTGGGCTGGGGAAAGCTCCTGGCCTGGAGTCCTCTACACACAGAGAGGATGAGGGATTAGAGAggaccaacttttttttttttttttttattaaactgtgttagttttttattgttgttgcagttttggctggggctgggtttgaacccaccaccctcagtatatggggctggtgtcctacccactgagccacaggcacctccctcttGCCCCAACTCTTGAGCACAGAGCCTGGACCCAGTTCACCCAGAGAAGGCCTCCTGGTGCCTCTCATGGCCCCAGCCAGGGAGCGAGGGTTGTGGCCTTGGGTGGGCCCTCCTGGGTGGGCTTCTTGAGCCTTAGTCTCTCCTGCGCAGTGGGAATGGCAGGATTGCACCCATTGGGCTGTTGCCAGCCTCCTCCAAGATGAAGCACTTGGTGTATGTGTGGTCTGGGGGGGGGTGCGGGGGGGATGCTTTGCCCTGCTATGCCCCAACCTCTCTGGATGGGCAGAGCCAGAGCCCTGCATGTGTCAGGGGTCTTAGGAGACTTTGCAAAACCCCTCcagcataaaataaatacaaaaggaaaaaaagaaaagaaaccctccAGCAGAGGCCGCAGAGGGTCAAGGGAGAAGCCCCCACCCCATACGGAGCAGATGGCCTTCTGAGGAGGGACTTCTGGGGCAGGGGTCGTCCTGGGGCTGCCTGAAGCTTTAGGAGAAGAGCGCACTAGATGGCCCCAGCACACTTGCACCCTTGCCCGCCCCTCCCCCCATTTGACACCCATCCCATCTCACGCTCTCACGCTGGCTCCCTTATCTCCCTTTCCAGTATTATTGATGCCCACTCCTGGGACCTCTTCCTGggctcacctcctccaggaagccttcctttcctccctggaCTGGCTGATGCCTCTCCCTGCTGCCCTCTCCCAGGGTGTCCTGCATGTCCCCCATGCCAGGGCTCATTCTGCTCTGCTGCTATGTGCCACACCCTCTCCTATCAGACTGTGAGCTTTCCGTGGATGGCTGGTGGGTGCGGCAGAGCCCCCATCTGCTCTACCTGGGAGTGGCATCCGTATTTCTCTGGCCAAATGAACTCTAAGCGAGCCTGGAAAGCTGACAGAGGGAGGCCTGGTTTCTCACATTGGCATTTGGTGCTCGCCGACCAGCTTCTGCCCCCAGCTCCACCTCAGGACCCACTAGCCTTCCCAGATGAGCAGGGCTGACACCTCCTACAGGAAGACTCCCTCCCCCACCAATCACTTGGCTCTTAGGACCACACTTGTGTTTCCCATACCCTACCCCCACCCATGACCTCCCCCATCCCACCTTTGGTGGCAGCAGTCTTTAGCCTAAGCCAGCTCCATCACTCACCACCTGTGAGGCCTTGGGCATGTCATCCTACTGCTTGGAGCCTCAGTGACCTCACCTGTGATTCTGGGAACCATATGTGTTAAGTGAATGCATGAAATCAGGCAGTGCTGTGGACTGGACGAGATGCCCCACGTGGAAGGTGCAGAGCTACAGAAAGAGTTTCTGGTTTCCACACATGATTGGGCCCTGACAGGACCAGCGTGCTCACGGGCAGGAAGCGAAGAGGCCCAGGCTATCCAGGGCACTCCGtgtaggacttctcagagcctttgtgCACTCATGACCCTGGGAACTTTCCTAGGGGAGAGGGATGACCATCTTTCCACTATGTCACTTGACCCTGCCCCCTCTCCTGGGACTTGTGTTCTACCCAGCCAATGGCCATGCCAATATTTCATGCCCAGAGCATAGGTTGGGGGCTGCTGCCTCACTGGCCACTCATAGCTCACTGGATCCCTACCGTGTGGCTGGCAACAGGAGGACAAGACCCCCAAGGCTTGGGATGCTGGCACTTACTCAAGgatggtgggtgggggagggctgTGCCTACTTTTTCTTGGGCTCCTCTCAAGTCCAATGCACGGTCCCTGTGAATTCTCTCTTGGCTGCCCAGCTGCCCTGTGGATACCTCTCCCCGAAGCCTCTCTGCCTCAGCCCTGCCACATGAGGCCAGGCAGCCCAGTGGGCTTGGCCTCTTCCCTAGGCAGCAGGTGGCTGTCAAGCCTGCCTGGGAGTCTGGCCCACGACCCTGTGTGTAGTCCAGGAGGAGCAGATGTGGAGCACTGATCCAGCCTTCTCCTCGCCACACTCTAGGGGCCAGCCGCCACAGGGCACCTTGCGTCTGAATGGCAATTCCAGCTTCTACACATGAGAGACTGGGGCCTAGAGAGTCAGtgatgtgcccaaggtcacacagcacagAGTGGGTGAAACTGGGAATCAGAACGAGGTCTGCAGTGGGACCAGGCGTGGGGTGGGGAGCAGCAGGTCTGGACGTGGCCTCTCTGCACTGGAAGTTTGCACACAGGGTGTTCTCAGGGTGCTGGTATGTGCTGAAGCCTGTGCCCCAGACCAGGTGATCCCCATAGCCTTTCAAGGACGAAATAGCCACTATTGGGGGAACCAtctgcctatttatttttataattattcttgGTTTCGTGGCGTCTGCGTTAGAGCATTGCCTGCTGTTTTTGGCTGGTCTGAGCCTCTGCTTCTACTGCCCAGAGGCCGCTGTGCCCTTACTGAGTCCTCCAAATGGGGCCAGACTGGCCCGGGTCACCCCATAGCTCCCAAGCAGCACTGAGTGGAAACTGTGCCCCCCGACCCCCACCAGCAGGGCCTCATCCACCCCAGCTCAGGGATCAGGGTAACCCAGGGGCGAGGGCTGAGTAGGGCACCTGGGCTGTGCTTGAAGTTCCCCTTCTGGGAGCACCTTTAGCTGAGACCGTGGCTCTGAGGGGCGTGCCAGGCATCTCTGGGCATGCAGCCCCAAGGTACTGGCTGTACTTGGAGGTCCTGCACATCCCCAGCCAGCCCCTGCTGCTCCGTCAGCCAGGATCATGGTTCACCTTTAGTCTGGACAGCTATAGCTGGTACAGCCCCTGACACCCACTCCGCCAGCTCAGCCTCTCTAGGGGCACCAGGCCCAGACTCCCACAGTGTGCATCTGCCTGGCCTCTGCTTTGTCCTTTGCCTGAATACCCTTGGCTGGCCCTCTTGACCTTGTATGTACCATTCCCTCTGCCTGGCTCACTGTTCTCTCGTCACTTGGTGAAGGCTCCTGGCACCCACAGTCACTACCCCACTGGACCCCATACAGCCCTCCCTGAACCTTCTGACACACCTCCCTGGTGGGGAGGGCGG encodes:
- the GPR20 gene encoding G-protein coupled receptor 20; the protein is MPSLSPAEPSAVAAPNATAAVAVWTNTSMPEVPLFHLFALLDEELHAAFPGLWLALMAVHGTIFLAGLVLNGLALYVFCCRTRAKTPSIIYTINLVVTDLLVGLSLPTRFAVFYGAQGCLRCAFPHVLGYFLNMHCSILFLTCICVDRYLAIVQPEGSRRWRQPACARAVCAFVWLAAGAVTLSVLGVTASGWPCCRVFALTVLEFLLPLLVISVFTGRIMCALSRPGLLHQGRQHRVRAMQLLLTVLVIFLVCFTPFHARQVAVALWPDMPHQASLVIYHVAVTLSSLNSCMDPIVYCFVTSGFQATVRGLFHQHGAESVPSCGNVVSMPKSSKGSGHHHVLSACPRALTQALANGPEA